The genome window TGATTCAGGCCGAGATGTCAATACGGCGATGGCTTCTGGTGGCATTGATTTCGGTCTGATTGGTTCAACCGGAACTTCAACCGGAATTGCCCGTGGTTTGCCCTATCAGGTTTACTTCATCCATGACGTTATTGGAGATAATGAGGCCCTAGTCGTCCGTAAAGATGCAGGCATCCAATCTTTAAAAGATGTCAAAGGTAAAAAGATTGCTGTTCCCTTCGGCTCAACCACTCATTTCAGCTTGCTATCCGCTTTGAAAGCTGAAGGTTTAGATGCCTCAGCTTTGACTATTCTCGACATGCAGCCGCCAGACATGCTAGCAGCTTGGCAACGCAAAGATATTGATGGTGGCTTTGTTTGGCAACCGAGTCTAACCAAGATGACCAGCGATGGCGGCACCGTTTTACTGACCGCGAAAAAGCTGTCAGAGCAGGGTATTGTAACTGCGGATGTTGGTATTGTTCGCAAGGAGTTTGCCGACCAGTATCCAGAGGCAGTCAGACGCTATGTGACGGTTTTAGATGAGGCCGTGCAGTTCTATCGAGATAAACCCGAAGATGCCGCGGCAACGCTGGCGCCACAACTAGGCCTATCTAAGCAAGAGAGCTTAGCTGTCATGAATGAATTGGTCTGGCTCAATGCTTCTGAACAGGCAGATGGCAAATTTCTGGGTACACCCAACAGCGCTGGTGCCTTTGCACAGGTGCTCAAGGAGTCAGCCGATTTTATGGTTGCCCAAAAAGCGATTCCCTCTGCACCCGATCTAGCAACCTATCAGCAGGCTATTCGCAACGAGTTTCTACAACCCGAAAAATAGAGGTTGAGTTAACTTCTATTCGGCTATTCGGCTATTCGGCTATTCGGCTATTGGTAGCACCTAATCCCTATTGCATTAATGCTTAGATTACTGGAATGCGAGAGCCCAAAGCTCTCGCATTCAGCCTGCTGTCTAAATTCCTAAGCACCGCCGTAGAAAATGCTCTAGGCTCTCCGGCTGGAAGCCAAAGGTTGTTTCTAGCAGAGCTACTTCAGCAGGTGTAACCAGATACTCATTAGCGAGCAGGGCTCGCAGTGTGCCTAACGATTCACTTACGCTAGGGCTCACCAACCCCACAGCACCCCGCAAACCATCGAACAGTAGCAGTGGTGGGTTGATGATGATTGGTTCTCGGTTAAAAATGCGGCCAAAAATTTTGGGAATTTGGTCACGGCTGAGGGCCTCCGGTCCACCGATATTGAAAACTCGGTTGCGGGCAGCATCCAGCGAGGCCGAAGCAACTGCTATGCGAGCCAGGTCATCAGTTGAGACAATTGAAGTGCGATTCTGCGGCTCCCCGATCAACAGATAGATGCCTGTCTGTCGAAAGCGTTCGGCCAAGGGCAAAAGATTGGAGGCAAAGCCGGAGGGACGCAAGATCGTGTAGCCCAAACCATCGGCCTGCTGTTGCAGGTACTTCTCTACTTCCCGCTTTGCCTTAAAGACCGGAGCATCTTCATAGCCCCGATCAGCGCCCAGCACCGATGTAAATACAAAATGCTCAGCGCCTTGGGCCTTGGCCTGATCGATGAGTTCAATGTTGGCGCGGTAGTCAATCGATTGTGCGTCCCCTTCGCCAGTCGCGTTGGCACCGTGGGCACTAATCACAACCCGGACCCCACGACAGGCCTTCTCAATATCGCGATCGTTCAATAAATTGCCCACAAAAATCTCAGCGCCCCGTTGCTCTAACTCGCTATATCGGGCGTTGAGGCGTACGAAAGCGCGAACTGGCAGATTTTGTTCGCGTAGTTG of Leptolyngbya sp. FACHB-261 contains these proteins:
- a CDS encoding aliphatic sulfonate ABC transporter substrate-binding protein, with amino-acid sequence MILKPEISFNKAVGLLALCLTLTVSACAGSSSSPTNQAATPQAAEQPSAADPKAIRVGFQVIPNAELLAKAMGAVEKEFPNSKVTWIQFDSGRDVNTAMASGGIDFGLIGSTGTSTGIARGLPYQVYFIHDVIGDNEALVVRKDAGIQSLKDVKGKKIAVPFGSTTHFSLLSALKAEGLDASALTILDMQPPDMLAAWQRKDIDGGFVWQPSLTKMTSDGGTVLLTAKKLSEQGIVTADVGIVRKEFADQYPEAVRRYVTVLDEAVQFYRDKPEDAAATLAPQLGLSKQESLAVMNELVWLNASEQADGKFLGTPNSAGAFAQVLKESADFMVAQKAIPSAPDLATYQQAIRNEFLQPEK
- a CDS encoding SDR family oxidoreductase, whose product is MPALLEFEEAAMFSAEIQCMFLVTGATGGLGRRIVRQLREQNLPVRAFVRLNARYSELEQRGAEIFVGNLLNDRDIEKACRGVRVVISAHGANATGEGDAQSIDYRANIELIDQAKAQGAEHFVFTSVLGADRGYEDAPVFKAKREVEKYLQQQADGLGYTILRPSGFASNLLPLAERFRQTGIYLLIGEPQNRTSIVSTDDLARIAVASASLDAARNRVFNIGGPEALSRDQIPKIFGRIFNREPIIINPPLLLFDGLRGAVGLVSPSVSESLGTLRALLANEYLVTPAEVALLETTFGFQPESLEHFLRRCLGI